From the Phycisphaeraceae bacterium genome, the window ATGGGCCTCGCGCACGACGTGGCGCGGGCTTGGGCTTTGCTCCTGCATCGGGCGAGCGACGAGGTGTAACTTTGGTTTTGGGTCGCGGTTTGGGATCGGGCGCGGCCTGAGCATCCGGGCCGGCAGCCGCAGCGCGCTTGATCGCACGCAGTTCATGCCGATCCAGTTCGCGCCATTGTCCGGGGGCGATGCCCTTGAGGCGCAGCGGCCCCATGCCGATGCGTTCGAGTTTCTTGACGGGGTATCCGACTGCGGCGAGCAAACGTCGCACCTGCCGGTTGCGTCCTTCGCGAAGAGTCAGTTCGAGGGTGGTGCGGTCGCGCTGTCGCGAGATCAGCCGAACCTCGACCCGCGCGGTGCGACTGGCCCCCACCGTCCGCCCCGCCTTGCGGTCAGCAAGGTAAATACCCTCTGTGATGGCCTCGGCGGCATCATCCTCGATCTGGCCCTTGACAGTGACAAGATAGGTTTTGGGTACCCCGTATCTGGGGTGTGTCAAACGGTTGGCAAGTTCTCCGTCATTGGTGATCAAAAGCAGCCCGGTAGTTTCAAAATCGAGGCGACCAACTGGAAAGAGTCTCGCCTTTTGTGGGTGGTCGATGTAGTTCATGACCGTCCGGCGATCCGCACCGGGCTCGTCGGCCAGTGTCGTCAGCACCCGTGCGGGCTTGTTGAAAAGGAGGTACAGAAGTCGCTCGGGGGTCTTGCGGATGGGACGGCCATCGATGGAGACACGATCGACTCCGGGAGTGATAAAACAGGGGAGTTTGGTCACTACTTCGCCATTAACCTCGACGGCTCCGGACTCGATCAGTCGTTCACACTCGCGTCGGCTTGCGACGCCGGCTTCGGCCATGACGCGCTGGAGGCGTTCGGGGGGAGGGGTTGTCGGGGTCGGGCGTGCCATGGAAGAGTCTATAGCGGGTTCTGCGCGTACCGGAGCGGGTCGGGTGCGCGAGCGGGCGATCCTCAAAGTCGGGGGGGCCTGCGAGCCGATTGTGCCCATTGGACCTCTGCTGGGATCTGACAGCCTGGAGACTGGACTATGGCATCGAACGAAAATCGCGATACCTCCTTCCCCTCGGACACCGAGGTGGCTGAGGGATTGTTTATTACGCCTCGCGTTCTGGATCACACGGTGTTTCGCGAGTATTCCGACGGACTCAAGGGGCTGATCCGCGAGGCGAGCGGGCGGCACAGCGAACTGCGGTCAGACGCAGAAGATGCTCGCCAGTTGTGCGAAAACATGACGCAGACCGCTGCCCGCTTACGTGAGAGGCTCGAAACCACCGCCAAGGTGCTGC encodes:
- a CDS encoding rRNA pseudouridine synthase, which translates into the protein MARPTPTTPPPERLQRVMAEAGVASRRECERLIESGAVEVNGEVVTKLPCFITPGVDRVSIDGRPIRKTPERLLYLLFNKPARVLTTLADEPGADRRTVMNYIDHPQKARLFPVGRLDFETTGLLLITNDGELANRLTHPRYGVPKTYLVTVKGQIEDDAAEAITEGIYLADRKAGRTVGASRTARVEVRLISRQRDRTTLELTLREGRNRQVRRLLAAVGYPVKKLERIGMGPLRLKGIAPGQWRELDRHELRAIKRAAAAGPDAQAAPDPKPRPKTKVTPRRSPDAGAKPKPAPRRARGPSSR